In Silene latifolia isolate original U9 population unplaced genomic scaffold, ASM4854445v1 scaffold_427, whole genome shotgun sequence, a single genomic region encodes these proteins:
- the LOC141639527 gene encoding endo-1,3;1,4-beta-D-glucanase-like: MSTAECCSNPPRLSSSSGDGIIENIGGLNTYVTNSNSNPNSNRAIILISDVFGYEAPNLRKLADKVAASGFLVLLPDFLYGDYLKLDPDFDRQAWLKKHTTDQGCEDAKTLITALRSRGVTSIGAAGFCWGGVVVVKLAKSADYIQAGVVLHPGPLTDNDINEVKIPISILGAEIDHTCPPEQARHFEKILAAKSEIESFVKIYPGVSHGWSVRYDVEDDSAVKSAEESHSDMLNWFIKHIK; the protein is encoded by the exons ATGTCAACAGCTGAATGTTGTTCGAACCCACCAAGGTTGAGTTCCAGTAGTGGTGATGGAATTATTGAGAATATCGGTGGACTTAACACTTATGTCACCAACTCCAACTCCAACCCCAACTCCAACCGTGCTATCATCCTCATCTCCGATGTCTTTG ggTATGAAGCACCAAATTTAAG GAAGCTCGCAGACAAAGTTGCAGCATCTGGCTTTCTCGTTCTCCTTCCTGATTTCTTATATGGCGATTATCTTAAACTTGATCCCGACTTTGATCGACAGGCTTGGCTAAAAAAACATACCACG GACCAAGGATGTGAAGATGCCAAGACGCTTATCACTGCTCTAAGAAGCAGGGGAGTGACATCTATCGGAGCTGCAGGTTTCTGTTGGGGAG GTGTGGTTGTGGTGAAGTTAGCAAAGTCTGCTGACTATATTCAGGCTGGAGTCGTGCTTCACCCTGGTCCCCTTACCGACAATGACATCAATG AGGTCAAGATACCAATATCAATACTAGGAGCTGAAATTGACCATACTTGTCCACCTGAACAAGCAAGGCATTTTGAAAAGATTTTGGCTGCAAAATCTGAG ATTGAGAGCTTTGTGAAGATATATCCTGGTGTTTCCCATGGATGGAGTGTCAGATATGATGTGGAAGATGATTCTGCTGTTAAAAGTGCTGAAGAGTCTCATTCAGATATGTTGAACTGGTTTATTAAGCATATCAAGTGa
- the LOC141639529 gene encoding uncharacterized protein LOC141639529 has protein sequence MKADNYLKLTSLAQEGLNVADYVKEFEKLSIVCDLEEKEELRTTRFIRGLNPTLQQRVEIQNYDGFDDFFKLALKFEKQDKGKKSYSRDYSKGSNSYSKPTGTTSSSKETRKEDPKDKGKGTAVETKDARLRRCFKCQGYGHIANECPQKRALTIQKLVDLIPNFVLPELESSSAVQEEENSNGEVHIVDPYSDEKKEVLVIRSLHTEAAHVEEEQRERLFHSRCKVNNQLCNLIVDSGSCTNVVSRELVDNLKLPTKNHPKLYKLHWLDGNNGILVKKQALVSLKLGPYEDEILCDVIPMNACHILLGRPWQFDHRVEHDGRGNVYIVTKGKAKYHLKPLSPSKRNKPAAKESLLLDASAIEEVLAQGERAYVLVVRDLESVGESNRQGVQRLLDDFMDVFPEELPYGLPPLRGIKHRIDLIPGAALPNKPACRCNPEEAKELQRQVQN, from the coding sequence ATGAAAGCGGACAACTATTTAAAGCTAACATCTTTAGCACAAGAAGGTTTGAACGTTGCTGATTATGTGAAAGAATTTGAGAAGTTGAGCATTGTTTGCGATTTGGAAGAGAAAGAAGAATTGAGGACAACACGATTTATTCGAGGCCTCAATCCAACGCTTCAACAACGGGTAGAAATCCAGAATTACGATGGATTTGATGATTTTTTCAAGTTGGCTCTTAAATTCGAAAAGCAAGATAAGGGCAAGAAATCCTATTCTCGTGATTATTCAAAGGGTTCGAATTCTTATTCGAAACCAACAGGTACCACGTCTAGTAGCAAGGAGACACGCAAAGAAGACCCAAAAGACAAGGGCAAGGGTACGGCGGTTGAAACAAAGGATGCGAGATTGAGGAGGTGTTTTAAGTGCCAGGGATATGGGCACATTGCCAACGAATGTCCGCAAAAGCGAGCCCTAACGATTCAAAAATTGGTGGACTTAATCCCAAATTTTGTACTCCCCGAACTAGAATCGAGTTCAGCTGTGCAAGAagaggaaaatagcaatggagaGGTGCATATTGTTGATCCTTATAGTGATGAGAAAAAAGAGGTATTGGTAATCCGAAGTCTCCACACCGAGGCTGCTCACGTTGAGGAGGAACAAAGGGAACGATTGTTTCACTCTCGTTGTAAGGTAAACAATCAGCTTTGCAATCTTATTGTTGATAGCGGTTCTTGCACTAATGTCGTATCTAGGGAACTTGTTGACAATCTGAAATTGCCTACTAAAAATCACCCTAAACTGTATAAATTGCATTGGCTTGATGGGAATAACGGGATCTTAGTTAAGAAACAGGCCTTAGTTTCTTTGAAATTAGGACCGTATGAAGATGAAATATTATGTGACGTGATTCCAATGAATGCTTGTCATATATTGTTGGGAAGGCCGTGGCAATTTGATCATAGGGTTGAGCATGATGGCAGGGGTAATGTTTATATCGTGACTAAAGGAAAAGCTAAATACCATCTTAAACCATTGTCACCGAGTAAACGAAATAAACCCGCTGCAAAAGAGAGCTTGTTGTTAGATGCAAGTGCAATAGAGGAGGTCCTTGCTCAAGGAGAACGAGCATATGTGCTGGTTGTCCGAGACTTGGAGTCCGTTGGTGAAAGTAACCGCCAAGGAGTGCAGAGGTTACTTGACGATTTCATGGATGTGTTTCCCGAGGAGTTACCATATGGGTTACCTCCATTGCGAGGAATTAAACATCGCATTGACTTGATTCCCGGAGCTGCTTTACCTAATAAACCAGCTTGTCGGTGTAATCCCGAGGAAGCTAAAGAATTACAAAGGCAAGTACAGAACTAA